In Poecilia reticulata strain Guanapo linkage group LG17, Guppy_female_1.0+MT, whole genome shotgun sequence, the following proteins share a genomic window:
- the LOC103479190 gene encoding leukocyte cell-derived chemotaxin 1-like, protein MAGSSEKIPITTAEPEDQHHFMPPAYSAVAVKPASTGRLLKAGIAVLVTGAVLLLLGAAGAFYFWNNNEKHVYNVHYTMSINGKVEKGSMEIDSANNMETFSTGSGADEALEVHDFEIGITAIRFSGGDKCFIRTQVKAQLPDVEPLIXDPTTFELVRVAGGQRKSRAAPRERRQAAAAVEHEDEEPQFNPENPYQRGLEGEQGAPDIDPMLDHQGVCCSECRRGYTHCQRICEPLGGHQSWPYHYRGCRVACRVIMPCKWWVARIMGLV, encoded by the exons ATGGCCGGGAGCTCAGAGAAAATACCCATCACAACGGCGGAACCAGAGGACCAGCATCACTTCATGCCGCCG GCCTACTCCGCCGTGGCGGTGAAACCGGCCTCCACCGGACGCCTGCTGAAGGCCGGGATCGCCGTGCTGGTAACCGGAGccgttctgctgctgctgggagccGCCGGCGCTTTCTACTTCTGGAACAACAACGAGAAACAC GTCTACAATGTCCACTACACCATGAGCATCAACGGCAAGGTGGAGAAGGGCTCCATGGAGATCGACTCCGCCAACAACATGGAGACGTTCAGCACAGGCAGCGGCGCCGACGAGGCGCTGGAGGTCCACGACTTCGAGATT GGAATTACAGCCATCCGGTTTTCGGGGGGAGACAAGTGCTTCATCAGGACCCAGGTTAAAGCTCAGCTCCCGGATGTGGAGCCTCTGATCAAKGACCCGACGACATTTGAACTGGTGAGA GTTGCAGGCGGCCAGAGGAAGAGCAGAGCCGCTCCTCGMGAGCGCCGGCAGGCAGCTGCTGCGGTGGAGCACGAGGACGAGGAGCCGCAGTTCAACCCGGAGAACCCCTATCAG CGAGGACTGGAGGGCGAGCAGGGCGCTCCGGACATCGACCCCATGCTGGACCACCAGGGCGTGTGCTGCAGCGAGTGTCGCCGCGGCTACACCCACTGTCAGAGGATCTGCGAGCCGCTCGGCGGCCACCAGTCCTGGCCGTACCACTACCGAGGCTGCAGGGTGGCCTGCAGAGTTATCATGCCCTGCAAATGGTGGGTGGCGCGCATCATGGGGCTGGTGTGA
- the LOC103478938 gene encoding protocadherin-8 yields the protein MGERGWNGLLVFTCASVLVLAAFTQGKTMKYQTFEEDAPGTVIGNLAKDVYSTSPLSGGSRNSFRMMKQFNSSFIRLRESDGQLTIGERVDRERICKHTLHCLIAFDVVSFSKEQFKLIHVEVEVKDINDNSPEFPRKESSLEISENTAVGTRIPLDFAVDEDVGVNYIQSYQISVNSHFSIDVLSRADGVKYAELVLMKELDRETQASYALELVAMDGGNPSRSGTTRINVKVKDYNDNSPVFDRSSFSVDLPEDAPVGSLLLDLNAEDPDEGLNGEVVYGFGNQVPPEIRQLFRVDRKTGRLTLESPVDFESKNTYEFDVQATDLGPNPSPAICKIVVQVLDVNDNAPEISITPMTSITAGIAYITEAAARESFVALVSTSDRDSGANGQVHCTLYGHDHFRLQQAYEDSFMIVSTSPLDREKIPEYNLTVVAEDLGSPPFRTITQYTIRLTDENDNAPVFSKPVYEVAVVENNAPGAYITTVVARDMDMGSNGKVTYKLADTYFMGSPISTFVSLDPASGSLYALRSFNYEVMKQLELRITASDGGSPPLSGSASVYVRIIDQNDNAPLILQPPLNNGSAEVLLPRDAPTGYIVTRVEARDADEGMNSELSYGLATGEPSVFSVNKVTGDIYLNQVLSHDVDETLSVTVTVSDNGRPALTSTATLHFLIIAGSPPSDRTVYQAGGGDEARSQWDLSVVIIVVLAGSCTLLLLAIILIATTCNRRRRDKSGEDSDSYGEKGTLERGRNHAGDNPLLPLHGAAGGGVGAGAGGGGGAEVFDGHSYSSQPGAFTPAHPGGSDMCSASEDGSEVPCVYDSDNNSKLRGNKHEGYSTLPGYGNGKEAVRPITIWKGNSYTTISARDPAFSGKDSGKGDSDFNDSDSDVSGDTGLKKDGVMVPPMGGQNALWACTSECKVLGHSDRCWSPTATRANAAPSPAPTLSSFSSLPKTASLPRDPNRRDNYYQAHIPKTVGLQSVYEKVLHSEYDYVLVTPPRPVRVQEISEVAIPVYTPTPTHCPNNDV from the exons ATGGGAGAAAGAGGGTGGAACGGGCTGCTGGTGTTTACTTGCGCCTCCGTCCTGGTCTTGGCTGCTTTTACGCAAGGAAAAACGATGAAATATCAGACGTTTGAGGAGGACGCGCCGGGGACAGTGATTGGAAACTTGGCCAAGGACGTTTACTCTACTTCGCCCTTATCGGGAGGCTCCAGGAACAGTTTCAGGATGATGAAACAGTTCAACTCCTCTTTCATCCGTCTCAGGGAGAGCGACGGGCAGCTGACGATAGGCGAGAGGGTGGACAGGGAGCGGATCTGCAAACACACCCTGCACTGTCTCATCGCCTTCGACGTGGTCAGCTTCTCCAAAGAGCAGTTCAAGCTCATCCACGTAGAGGTGGAGGTCAAGGACATCAACGACAACTCCCCCGAGTTCCCCCGAAAGGAGTCGAGTCTGGAGATCTCCGAGAACACGGCGGTCGGCACCCGCATCCCGCTGGACTTTGCCGTGGACGAGGACGTCGGGGTGAACTACATCCAGAGCTACCAGATCTCCGTCAAYAGTCACTTTTCCATCGATGTGCTCAGCAGGGCCGACGGGGTTAAATATGCGGAGCTGGTGCTCATGAAGGAGCTGGACAGAGAGACGCAAGCCTCTTACGCGCTGGAGCTGGTCGCCATGGATGGCGGCAACCCGTCCCGCAGCGGGACGACGCGTATAAATGTCAAGGTGAAAGACTACAACGACAACAGCCCGGTGTTCGACAGGAGCAGCTTCTCCGTGGACCTGCCCGAGGACGCGCCGGTGGGCTCCCTGCTGCTGGACCTGAACGCCGAGGACCCGGACGAAGGGCTGAACGGCGAGGTGGTGTACGGGTTCGGAAACCAGGTGCCCCCCGAAATACGGCAACTCTTCAGGGTGGACAGGAAGACCGGGCGGCTCACTCTGGAGAGTCCCGTTGACTTTGAGAGCAAGAATACGTACGAGTTTGACGTCCAGGCCACCGACCTGGGTCCGAACCCGAGCCCGGCCATTTGTAAAATCGTAGTTCAGGTGCTGGACGTGAACGACAACGCGCCGGAGATCTCTATCACCCCGATGACCTCTATCACAGCGGGGATAGCGTACATCACAGAGGCTGCGGCCAGAGAGAGCTTCGTGGCTCTGGTCAGCACCTCGGACAGAGACTCTGGCGCAAACGGGCAGGTGCACTGCACGCTATACGGACACGACCACTTCAGACTGCAGCAGGCGTACGAGGACAGCTTCATGATAGTGAGCACCAGCCCGCTGGACCGGGAGAAGATCCCCGAATACAACTTAACGGTGGTGGCGGAGGATCTGGGCTCCCCTCCTTTCAGGACCATCACGCAGTACACCATCAGACTGACGGATGAGAACGACAACGCGCCGGTGTTCAGCAAGCCAGTGTACGAAGTGGCGGTGGTGGAGAACAATGCACCCGGCGCCTACATCACCACGGTGGTGGCGCGGGACATGGACATGGGGTCAAACGGGAAGGTCACTTACAAACTAGCGGACACCTATTTCATGGGCTCCCCGATCTCCACCTTCGTGTCTCTGGATCCCGCCAGCGGCTCTCTTTACGCGCTCAGGAGCTTCAACTACGAGGTGATGAAGCAGCTGGAGCTCCGAATTACAGCCAGCGACGGCGGCTCCCCGCCTCTGTCCGGCAGCGCCAGCGTCTACGTCCGGATCATCGACCAGAACGACAACGCGCCGCTCATCTTGCAGCCACCGCTCAACAACGGCTCGGCTGAGGTCCTTCTGCCCCGGGACGCGCCCACGGGCTACATCGTGACCCGAGTGGAGGCGCGGGACGCTGACGAGGGCATGAACTCGGAGCTGTCGTACGGGCTCGCCACCGGGGAGCCCTCCGTGTTCTCCGTCAACAAAGTCACGGGGGATATCTACCTGAACCAGGTGCTCAGCCACGACGTGGACGAAACCCTGAGCGTGACCGTGACGGTGAGCGACAACGGGAGGCCCGCGCTCACCTCCACCGCCACGCTCCACTTCCTCATCATCGCGGGCTCCCCGCCAAGCGACAGGACGGTGTACCAGGCGGGCGGCGGGGACGAGGCGCGCTCGCAGTGGGACCTGTCTGTGGTGATCATCGTCGTGCTTGCGGGAAGCTGCACGCTCCTGCTGCTCGCCATCATCCTCATCGCGACCACCTGCAACCGGCGCCGGCGGGACAAAAGCGGGGAGGACAGCGACTCCTACGGGGAGAAGGGCACGCTGGAGCGGGGCAGGAACCACGCGGGGGACAACCCGCTTCTGCCCCTCCACGGAGCCGCGGGGGGAGGAGTAGGAGCGggtgcaggaggaggagggggagcgGAGGTCTTTGACGGACACTCGTACAGCAGCCAGCCCGGTGCTTTCACTCCGGCTCACCCCGGGGGCAGCGACATGTGCTCGGCCTCTGAGGACGGCAGCGAGGTGCCCTGTGTGTATGACTCAGACAACAACAGCAAACTCCGAGGGAATAAACACGAG GGATACTCCACTCTGCCTGGCTATGGGAACGGTAAAGAGGCGGTGAGGCCCATCACCATCTGGAAGGGCAACTCATACACCACCATCTCTGCCCGGGACCCCGCCTTCAGTGGAAAAGATAGTGGCAAGGGGGACAGCGACTTCAATGACAGTGACAGTGATGTCAGCGGAGACACTGGCCTGAAGAAGGATGGAGTCATGGTTCCTCCCATGGGGGGGCAAAATG CTCTGTGGGCATGCACCAGCGAGTGTAAAGTCCTGGGCCACTCGGACAGATGCTGGAGCCCCACGGCCACCAGAGCCAACGCGGCCCCCTCTCCGGCCCCAACCCTCTCCTCCTTCAGCAGCCTGCCCAAGACGGCCTCGCTGCCCCGGGACCCCAACCGCAGGGACAACTACTACCAGGCCCACATCCCCAAAACGGTGGGGCTGCAGAGCGTCTACGAGAAGGTCCTGCACAGCGAATACGACTACGTCCTGGTCACCCCGCCCAGACCAGTGAGGGTGCAGGAGATCAGCGAAGTTGCCATCCCTGTTTACACCCCAACTCCGACGCACTGCCCCAACAACGACGTCTAG